A part of Syntrophus gentianae genomic DNA contains:
- the istB gene encoding IS21-like element helper ATPase IstB: protein MLNQQTLNKLYELKLTGMAEAFADQLNQPDMDRLSFAERFGLIVDRQWTWKENNRMDRYLKNAKLKLNACVEDIDYKTPRGIDQSVFMSLISCDWVRRQHNIILTGPTGSGKTFLACALANKACREGYRAFYIRSPKFSYQMALSRGDGSYGKTINKLAKAHVLVIDDLGLAPMTDSERRDLLEVVEERHGHASTIVTSQLPVDLWHEQIGDPTIA, encoded by the coding sequence ATGCTTAATCAACAGACCCTGAACAAACTTTATGAACTGAAGCTGACGGGAATGGCGGAGGCCTTTGCCGATCAGCTCAATCAGCCCGACATGGACAGGCTCTCCTTTGCGGAACGCTTCGGCCTCATCGTGGATCGCCAATGGACCTGGAAGGAAAACAACCGCATGGACCGGTATCTGAAAAATGCCAAGTTGAAACTCAATGCCTGTGTGGAGGACATCGACTACAAAACCCCGCGGGGAATCGATCAGTCCGTATTCATGAGTCTCATCTCCTGCGATTGGGTGAGGCGTCAGCATAACATCATCCTCACCGGCCCCACGGGATCGGGAAAAACCTTCCTTGCCTGCGCCTTGGCCAACAAGGCCTGCCGGGAAGGATACCGGGCCTTCTATATCCGATCTCCCAAGTTCTCCTATCAGATGGCCCTGTCCCGGGGAGATGGAAGTTACGGAAAAACGATCAATAAACTCGCCAAGGCTCATGTCCTGGTGATTGATGATCTCGGTCTGGCGCCCATGACGGACTCCGAACGAAGAGACCTCCTGGAGGTCGTCGAGGAAAGACATGGCCATGCCTCCACGATTGTCACCAGTCAACTCCCCGTGGATTTATGGCATGAACAAATCGGCGATCCCACAATTGCC